A window of the Schlesneria paludicola DSM 18645 genome harbors these coding sequences:
- a CDS encoding sigma-54-dependent transcriptional regulator, with the protein MPKLLVVDDDPLILDCFRHAFCSDQILVQTAGNAQEALSLVQKDDFDAIVTDLRLPGTSGLELLRELQQRQSRTPVILMTGHGTANTAIDAMRFGAFDYLLKPLDLDALQAAIDRALEASRMARTPTKIAADNELDSCSVDLIVGQCPAMQEVYRQIGRVAGQDVIVLILGESGTGKEVVARAIYQYSKRSDKQFLAINCAAIPENLLESELFGHEKGAFTGAERKRIGKFEQCDGGTLFLDEIGDMTPLTQTKVLRVLQDQQFERVGGSDLIRTNVRLIAATNRNLTEMMEQGTFRNDLYYRLNVYTIHLPPLRQRNGDLPLLIHYFLKRFSKELEKDVQRVSPEAMQLLEAYTWPGNLRELQSVLKHAVVEAMGVVILPESLPDRLRGTSGDAGSLKPIPSAAELTSDNELSRFIQERIQSGTEQLYDEVIQRVERTLLTELLHQVEGNISRASAILGISRSTLRVKLSALGIQLDRSVRVSD; encoded by the coding sequence ATGCCGAAACTTCTCGTTGTGGATGATGACCCGCTCATTCTGGACTGCTTTCGGCACGCATTCTGTTCTGATCAAATCCTCGTTCAAACGGCCGGGAATGCACAAGAAGCGCTAAGTCTCGTTCAGAAAGACGATTTCGATGCCATCGTCACCGATCTGCGGTTGCCCGGAACATCGGGATTAGAACTGCTGCGAGAACTCCAGCAGCGGCAAAGTCGCACCCCAGTAATCCTGATGACCGGTCATGGAACCGCGAATACCGCAATTGATGCCATGCGGTTCGGCGCGTTTGACTATCTCTTGAAGCCGCTCGATCTCGATGCCCTGCAGGCGGCGATCGACCGCGCACTCGAAGCCTCACGCATGGCGCGGACCCCCACGAAAATTGCGGCGGACAACGAACTGGATTCTTGTTCCGTCGATTTGATCGTGGGACAATGCCCGGCAATGCAGGAAGTCTATCGTCAGATCGGCCGGGTGGCCGGGCAAGACGTGATTGTGCTGATTCTGGGCGAAAGCGGTACCGGCAAAGAAGTCGTTGCACGGGCCATCTACCAGTACAGTAAGCGATCCGACAAACAGTTCCTTGCGATCAACTGCGCCGCAATTCCAGAAAATCTGCTGGAAAGCGAGCTCTTCGGTCACGAGAAAGGTGCCTTCACCGGCGCGGAACGCAAGCGCATTGGAAAATTCGAACAGTGCGATGGTGGCACGTTGTTTCTTGACGAAATCGGCGACATGACGCCCCTGACGCAGACAAAGGTTCTGCGCGTCTTGCAGGACCAGCAGTTTGAGCGGGTCGGCGGCAGTGATTTGATCCGTACGAACGTACGTTTGATCGCCGCCACCAATCGCAATCTGACCGAGATGATGGAACAGGGAACGTTTCGTAATGACCTCTATTATCGCTTGAATGTCTACACCATCCATTTGCCGCCGCTGCGGCAGCGCAATGGTGATCTGCCTTTGCTGATTCATTATTTCCTGAAACGATTCAGCAAGGAACTCGAAAAGGATGTTCAGCGTGTCTCGCCCGAGGCCATGCAACTGCTGGAAGCCTATACGTGGCCCGGCAACTTACGAGAATTGCAAAGCGTGCTGAAACACGCCGTCGTCGAGGCGATGGGCGTGGTCATTCTGCCAGAATCGCTACCGGACCGACTTCGAGGAACGTCTGGCGATGCCGGGTCATTGAAGCCGATCCCAAGTGCGGCGGAACTGACTTCCGACAACGAACTCAGCCGATTCATTCAGGAACGGATTCAGTCTGGAACCGAGCAACTGTACGACGAAGTCATCCAGCGCGTTGAACGAACGTTGCTGACGGAACTCTTGCACCAGGTCGAAGGAAACATCAGTCGCGCATCGGCGATTCTCGGAATCTCTCGCTCAACGCTGCGCGTGAAGCTCAGTGCGCTCGGAATACAGTTGGATCGTTCCGTTCGCGTGTCAGACTGA
- a CDS encoding universal stress protein produces MNRKPIMAAIDVVLHPTDFSTQADQAFHLACSIARDHFARLVVLHVLPHSNEAPDDEDLALVDEASTEYLKCRESFQQMCAMAGDVPVTFRLVKGYPVGMILKVAREEDADLIVIASEQHRQSPFRLHGSVAEGVFRQSHCPVFCLRQPESPLRAASKPSTEKRTSPAL; encoded by the coding sequence ATGAATCGGAAACCGATCATGGCCGCCATTGATGTCGTACTCCATCCCACCGACTTTTCAACACAAGCCGATCAGGCTTTTCACTTGGCCTGCTCGATCGCCCGCGACCACTTCGCGCGGCTTGTCGTCCTGCATGTCTTGCCGCACTCCAATGAGGCACCGGACGACGAAGATCTCGCGCTCGTCGACGAGGCGAGTACGGAATATCTCAAGTGCCGTGAATCCTTTCAGCAAATGTGCGCGATGGCGGGTGATGTCCCTGTGACGTTTCGCCTGGTGAAGGGCTATCCCGTAGGCATGATCCTGAAAGTCGCCCGGGAAGAAGATGCGGACCTGATCGTCATTGCGTCCGAACAGCATCGTCAGTCGCCGTTTCGGCTGCATGGCAGCGTTGCAGAAGGAGTTTTCCGTCAGTCGCATTGCCCCGTGTTCTGCCTGCGTCAGCCTGAATCGCCCTTACGCGCCGCTTCAAAGCCGTCAACCGAAAAGCGCACCTCTCCGGCATTGTGA
- a CDS encoding universal stress protein: MKVEVKRILFPTDFSPPAQQALQYAMSLAERFQAELHVMHVIAPLPVTLPDATTSWTIPDSTQDILLEQTRRRLSELIGQKWAEQHRTILVADVGFAVDEIVRYAKQEDIDLIVVGTHGHSGFSRLLLGSVAEKLVRISDCPVLTIHPTGHQFVDEVGTATKG, encoded by the coding sequence ATGAAAGTCGAAGTGAAACGAATTTTGTTCCCCACCGACTTCAGTCCGCCGGCACAGCAAGCTCTGCAATATGCCATGTCACTTGCCGAACGATTTCAAGCAGAACTTCACGTGATGCACGTGATTGCCCCGCTGCCGGTCACGCTGCCTGATGCAACCACTTCCTGGACAATCCCCGATTCCACCCAAGACATCCTGCTCGAGCAGACACGTCGGCGACTTTCAGAACTGATTGGTCAGAAATGGGCCGAGCAGCATCGGACGATTCTCGTGGCGGACGTCGGTTTCGCCGTCGACGAAATCGTCCGATACGCGAAGCAAGAGGACATCGATCTGATCGTGGTCGGAACCCATGGTCATTCCGGCTTCTCGCGACTCCTTCTCGGCTCCGTCGCGGAAAAGCTGGTCCGAATCTCCGATTGCCCCGTGCTGACCATTCATCCCACCGGACATCAATTCGTCGACGAGGTGGGAACGGCGACCAAGGGATGA
- a CDS encoding cytochrome c, with protein MIDRLCQTSIAGVIILCLIAGCHRAEVPQFASSDAARELSPELQQAVRSELEKHTGSFLKTKLLSDEDERTVDLVRGQAVYQQRCEQCHGVTGDGKGPAAVFMYPRPRDYRKGIFKFTSTPYGFRPLREDLLRTVRQGIRGTSMPGFSLLHEADQQAVVDYVLMLTRRGELEAELVDMADVDEKITPEDVESQLIPQVLSRWTQAESSEVLPMTPQPKFTTAEVKRGQAAFLSKGCSKCHGDDGRGQTAENRGADAWGHQTRAADLTSGMLHGGNRPIDIYRRIHNGINGTPMPGFANALKDQPETIWDLVAYVLSVTNRRRQGDIPAPGAIKPYVPVSAAATTSTHVEH; from the coding sequence GTGATCGATCGCCTCTGTCAGACATCGATTGCCGGTGTCATTATTCTGTGCCTGATCGCGGGCTGCCATCGCGCCGAGGTTCCGCAGTTCGCCAGCAGCGATGCGGCCCGTGAATTGTCGCCCGAATTGCAACAGGCGGTTCGAAGCGAACTGGAAAAACACACCGGAAGCTTTCTGAAAACCAAACTGCTTTCCGACGAAGATGAACGTACTGTGGATCTCGTGCGGGGCCAGGCCGTTTACCAACAACGGTGCGAACAATGCCACGGCGTCACGGGAGACGGAAAGGGCCCGGCTGCCGTGTTCATGTATCCCCGGCCTCGCGACTACCGCAAAGGGATTTTCAAATTCACATCGACGCCTTATGGCTTCCGGCCCTTGCGTGAAGACCTGCTTCGGACCGTTCGACAGGGGATTCGTGGAACTTCGATGCCCGGATTCAGCCTGCTACACGAAGCCGATCAGCAGGCGGTCGTCGACTACGTCCTTATGCTGACGCGCCGCGGCGAACTCGAAGCAGAACTTGTCGACATGGCCGACGTTGACGAGAAAATCACGCCAGAAGACGTCGAATCGCAACTGATTCCCCAGGTCCTTTCGCGCTGGACGCAAGCCGAATCCTCGGAAGTCCTGCCGATGACGCCGCAGCCCAAATTTACGACGGCCGAAGTCAAACGCGGTCAGGCGGCATTCCTGTCGAAGGGATGCTCGAAGTGCCACGGCGACGACGGTCGCGGTCAAACGGCCGAAAATCGTGGAGCAGATGCCTGGGGACATCAGACACGTGCCGCCGACCTAACATCGGGAATGCTGCACGGCGGCAATCGACCGATCGATATTTATCGCCGGATTCACAATGGAATTAACGGTACGCCGATGCCGGGATTTGCCAATGCACTGAAAGACCAGCCCGAAACGATCTGGGATCTGGTGGCGTACGTCTTGTCCGTCACCAATCGCCGGCGACAAGGAGACATCCCTGCACCGGGTGCGATCAAGCCTTACGTTCCAGTTTCTGCGGCAGCGACGACATCGACGCACGTTGAACATTGA
- a CDS encoding cbb3-type cytochrome c oxidase subunit I — translation MTPQSHEITANQTMPRHEDLVDGRIVLWYFIAALTFMTVSMLAGLLMGLQLIRHNPLPAIELLSPGRWRMIHTNAIAYGFLANGFLGIMHWVVPRLTLHPVFDRRLSYLIFFAWQFVVLATAVGLMFGQAQGVEWGETPVWIDPLAQLGLLLVAINFGAPILQVKGPLYVTLWYYLAALVWTFLTYAMGNFVTEYFVCGSSAGAIGGLFIHDLVGLFVTPLGWGMLYYFVPILLQRPMWSHGLSLVGFWGLAFFYPLQGIHHFLYTPIPMFLQYGAVLSTIALEFVVITVIINFLGTLYGTGGRVVRNLPLRYFYTGIMFYFLTCLQCALQVTMTFQALIHFTDWVVGHAHMVMFGVFSLWQLGVMTYLVPRILKTEWYSETWCEWHFWASSGGLMVMAGDLILGGLFQGWSWAALHPWETSIQLSIPFWSVRLVAGLVMFSAQILFVVNFYMTWQKSRNLLPAINVVSPLAS, via the coding sequence ATGACTCCTCAATCGCACGAGATCACCGCCAATCAGACCATGCCGCGGCACGAGGATTTGGTCGATGGCCGCATTGTCCTTTGGTACTTCATCGCCGCACTGACGTTCATGACGGTCTCGATGCTGGCGGGCCTGCTGATGGGACTTCAGCTCATCCGGCACAATCCGCTTCCGGCGATCGAACTGCTGTCGCCAGGACGATGGCGCATGATCCATACAAATGCCATCGCCTACGGGTTCCTGGCCAACGGCTTTCTGGGGATCATGCACTGGGTCGTTCCCCGGCTCACGCTGCATCCGGTGTTTGATCGCCGGCTTTCGTACCTGATCTTTTTTGCATGGCAATTCGTGGTGCTCGCAACCGCCGTCGGATTGATGTTCGGTCAGGCGCAAGGCGTGGAATGGGGTGAAACACCCGTCTGGATCGATCCCCTCGCCCAGTTGGGGCTGCTGCTGGTCGCGATCAATTTTGGTGCCCCGATCTTGCAAGTGAAAGGACCGCTTTACGTCACGCTTTGGTACTACTTGGCGGCATTGGTCTGGACCTTCTTGACGTACGCCATGGGAAACTTCGTCACCGAATACTTCGTCTGCGGATCAAGCGCCGGAGCGATCGGGGGACTCTTCATCCACGATCTCGTGGGGCTGTTCGTGACCCCTCTCGGCTGGGGAATGTTGTACTACTTTGTGCCCATTCTTCTACAGCGGCCCATGTGGAGTCACGGTTTGTCGCTGGTGGGATTCTGGGGCCTGGCGTTCTTTTATCCTCTGCAGGGCATTCACCACTTCCTGTACACACCGATCCCCATGTTCCTTCAGTATGGAGCGGTCCTTTCCACAATTGCGCTCGAATTTGTCGTGATCACGGTGATCATTAACTTCCTGGGAACCCTGTACGGAACGGGTGGACGCGTCGTTCGCAACCTGCCTCTGCGATACTTCTATACCGGAATCATGTTCTATTTCCTGACATGTCTGCAGTGTGCCCTGCAGGTCACCATGACATTCCAGGCGTTGATCCACTTCACCGACTGGGTCGTCGGACACGCCCATATGGTGATGTTCGGAGTGTTCAGTTTGTGGCAACTGGGAGTGATGACCTATCTGGTTCCGCGAATTCTGAAGACCGAATGGTACAGCGAAACCTGGTGCGAATGGCACTTCTGGGCATCGAGCGGTGGGCTGATGGTCATGGCCGGTGATCTGATTCTGGGAGGGCTGTTTCAAGGATGGTCCTGGGCCGCGCTCCACCCTTGGGAAACATCCATCCAACTTTCGATTCCATTCTGGTCGGTCCGCCTGGTCGCGGGACTGGTCATGTTCTCGGCTCAGATTCTGTTCGTCGTCAACTTCTACATGACGTGGCAGAAATCGAGAAACCTGCTGCCGGCCATCAATGTTGTCTCGCCGCTCGCATCGTAA
- a CDS encoding cbb3-type cytochrome c oxidase subunit II produces MFERKSGILLIAGVGFFAIAFLSNAVVPILMYRHLPEQTAEQLVNGNLRYQFEDLAQRFPQAFETAYGKPPEDLEAAGHWYDENCAKALRLGRQIYVGEGCWHCHSQFVRPVSNEDRRWGPVSKSWEYQNELQRPVMFGTRRVGPDLSREGGRRSNDWHAVHFFDPQTLSKDSPMPRYPWLFDGKPDQPTARGLALITYVQWLGSWHETYPYYEDYLPVPIKTAALAE; encoded by the coding sequence ATGTTTGAACGTAAATCAGGCATCCTATTGATCGCGGGAGTCGGCTTCTTCGCGATCGCATTTCTCTCAAATGCTGTGGTCCCCATTCTGATGTACCGGCATCTGCCCGAGCAAACGGCCGAACAACTGGTCAATGGCAATCTGCGCTATCAGTTTGAAGACCTGGCACAACGCTTCCCGCAAGCCTTTGAAACGGCCTATGGGAAACCTCCCGAAGATCTCGAAGCGGCCGGCCACTGGTACGACGAAAATTGTGCCAAGGCACTTCGGTTGGGGCGACAGATCTACGTCGGTGAAGGGTGCTGGCACTGCCATAGCCAGTTCGTACGTCCCGTCTCCAATGAAGATCGCCGCTGGGGGCCCGTTTCAAAGTCCTGGGAATATCAGAACGAACTTCAACGTCCGGTGATGTTTGGAACCCGGCGCGTGGGTCCCGATCTCAGCCGCGAAGGGGGACGCCGATCCAACGATTGGCATGCCGTGCATTTTTTCGATCCGCAGACGCTGTCGAAAGACTCACCCATGCCGCGCTATCCGTGGCTGTTCGATGGAAAACCAGACCAGCCCACCGCTCGTGGCCTGGCACTGATCACCTATGTCCAATGGCTCGGGTCGTGGCACGAGACCTATCCGTATTACGAAGACTACTTGCCTGTTCCGATCAAGACGGCAGCCCTCGCGGAGTAA
- a CDS encoding heavy metal translocating P-type ATPase → MARTRQTSEPEFCCFGCRFAASITSSAPGTESVFGPATALGLSVFFTMNVVMLTMALWSYTGQTQLPFELALRNFLRYGALAFSVPVLLLLGRPLISHAWAGLRNGRVSTDLLLSIGVLAAFALSALHTLRDEGHVYFEVGCVILVFVTLGRWMEAAGRAQASHALEHLERLVPDLVHRANAVGEIDVPRALMVVGEHFRVRAGERIPLDGRILRGRGVVDEQFFTGESCPIEKNCGDLLLGGTINLDGDLLVEVTAPPTGGALGKLINAVRMARISKGRYQQLSDTWSQWFFPIISVVAIAAFVFHGLRVDWDYGLLTALSVVLIACPCSLALATPLAIWAAMGTAAEKGILCRSGAALETLAGIRAIRWDKTGTLTTGTPQVLQIVGESSADRMNVIATARYMTASSNHLFSRAIRDELTDVVGVTSTVSDSTPVPADPESQWPVGNVRHDPHSMDLAGDVQTIPGRGLRLVTLHGDTVLLGSPSLMNDSGLSWGPHLSTVLHAPVYIDCPVVAIGFRGAVRGLFILEETIRPETIEAIEECRNRSLDQSILTGDRAARAMSFSKKLNLPVEAELLPEDKLAAVRSAHDQYDLVAMVGDGLNDAPALAAADVGIALGCGADVSRDSADICLLTTDLRLVPWIYDLSRRTVRTIRTNLAWSFAYNSVGVIVAASGQLHPALAAILMVASSLMVLGNSLRLSSKSSFFRHDSAQGMGGATSDVAPPDFRAYPKATP, encoded by the coding sequence GTGGCAAGAACCAGACAAACCTCGGAACCAGAATTCTGTTGTTTTGGATGCCGGTTCGCCGCCAGCATCACCAGTTCCGCCCCGGGAACCGAATCGGTGTTCGGCCCCGCCACCGCTCTGGGGCTTTCCGTCTTTTTTACGATGAATGTTGTGATGCTCACCATGGCTCTGTGGAGCTACACCGGGCAGACCCAACTTCCCTTTGAGCTCGCGCTTCGCAACTTTCTGCGGTATGGCGCGCTGGCGTTCTCGGTCCCCGTCTTGTTGCTCTTGGGCCGACCGCTCATCAGTCACGCCTGGGCCGGCCTTCGTAATGGACGAGTCTCGACCGACTTGCTGCTTTCGATTGGAGTTCTCGCCGCATTCGCATTGTCCGCCCTGCACACGCTGCGCGATGAGGGGCATGTCTATTTTGAAGTGGGCTGCGTGATTCTGGTCTTTGTCACGCTTGGCCGCTGGATGGAAGCGGCCGGACGAGCCCAGGCGTCACATGCGCTGGAACATCTCGAACGACTCGTTCCGGATCTCGTCCATCGCGCGAACGCCGTGGGTGAGATCGACGTTCCTCGGGCGCTGATGGTGGTCGGTGAACACTTTCGCGTTCGGGCAGGTGAACGAATTCCCTTGGATGGAAGGATTCTGCGTGGACGCGGCGTCGTCGACGAACAGTTCTTCACGGGTGAAAGCTGCCCGATCGAAAAGAACTGCGGAGATCTTTTACTGGGCGGCACGATCAATCTGGATGGAGACCTCTTGGTCGAAGTTACCGCACCACCCACGGGCGGCGCCTTGGGAAAACTCATCAACGCCGTACGCATGGCCCGCATCTCGAAAGGTCGCTACCAGCAGCTCAGCGATACCTGGTCACAATGGTTTTTTCCCATCATCAGCGTGGTGGCGATCGCCGCATTTGTCTTTCACGGCCTGCGCGTGGACTGGGATTACGGCCTCTTAACGGCACTTTCGGTGGTTCTCATTGCCTGCCCCTGCTCGCTGGCACTCGCCACGCCGCTTGCGATCTGGGCCGCGATGGGAACCGCGGCCGAGAAGGGAATCCTCTGCCGTAGCGGTGCGGCCTTGGAAACACTGGCGGGCATCCGCGCGATCCGCTGGGACAAAACAGGAACGCTGACCACGGGCACACCGCAAGTCCTGCAAATCGTCGGCGAATCATCGGCCGACCGAATGAACGTCATCGCGACAGCGCGGTACATGACCGCCTCGTCCAATCATTTGTTTTCGCGCGCGATTCGTGACGAGTTGACCGATGTCGTCGGCGTGACTTCGACCGTTTCCGATTCGACACCTGTGCCTGCCGATCCCGAATCCCAATGGCCCGTCGGAAACGTCCGCCATGATCCTCACTCAATGGATCTCGCAGGTGACGTTCAGACGATCCCCGGCCGCGGACTGCGCCTGGTCACACTTCACGGCGACACCGTTCTACTGGGATCTCCTTCGTTGATGAACGACAGTGGACTGTCCTGGGGACCGCACTTGTCCACCGTGCTCCATGCCCCTGTTTACATCGACTGTCCCGTCGTCGCGATCGGTTTTCGGGGGGCGGTGCGCGGTCTCTTTATTCTTGAGGAAACGATTCGTCCAGAAACGATCGAGGCGATCGAGGAATGCCGCAATCGAAGTCTGGATCAGTCGATTCTGACAGGCGATCGCGCGGCGCGTGCGATGTCTTTCTCGAAAAAGCTGAACCTGCCCGTTGAGGCAGAGCTACTGCCCGAGGATAAACTGGCGGCTGTTCGTTCAGCACACGATCAGTATGACCTCGTCGCGATGGTGGGCGATGGACTGAACGATGCCCCGGCGCTGGCTGCTGCCGATGTCGGAATTGCACTCGGCTGCGGAGCGGATGTCAGTCGCGATTCCGCCGACATTTGCCTGCTGACGACCGATCTGCGGCTTGTTCCTTGGATCTATGATCTTTCGCGACGAACCGTCAGGACGATCAGGACGAATTTGGCATGGTCGTTTGCTTATAACAGTGTCGGCGTGATCGTCGCAGCCTCTGGCCAACTTCATCCTGCACTCGCCGCCATTCTGATGGTGGCCAGTAGCCTGATGGTACTCGGAAACTCATTGCGGCTCTCTTCAAAGTCGTCTTTCTTCCGCCACGATTCGGCGCAGGGAATGGGCGGCGCGACGTCAGATGTCGCGCCGCCCGACTTCCGGGCATACCCAAAGGCGACGCCATGA
- a CDS encoding sulfite exporter TauE/SafE family protein, translating to MTPWWLIMLSGLLGSSHCLGMCGGFAALVGLNTGTFAANLRAQLCYSAGRIISYSTLGAAAGFAGKRLIESAPQIVHVPAILCLISGLFLIREGLAATGIWRRSVHGHSTTGCLLRPLFSTILKTPGLRNAFTAGILTGLLPCGLVYAFVSLAASSHDLVNGMLTMIAFGVGTIPLMLLAGCGMSWFHVNTRQRIWQISAWSVMATGLLTVARGAAFLGMPENSPPEACPFCAKQTNLSQPSAPASPLATTWFASWK from the coding sequence ATGACTCCCTGGTGGCTGATCATGTTAAGCGGATTACTTGGCTCGTCCCATTGCCTGGGGATGTGCGGAGGGTTTGCCGCACTCGTGGGATTGAACACGGGGACGTTCGCTGCGAACTTGCGTGCTCAACTCTGTTACAGCGCTGGACGCATCATCAGCTATTCGACTTTGGGAGCGGCGGCGGGATTCGCCGGCAAGCGACTGATCGAATCGGCTCCACAAATCGTGCATGTTCCGGCGATCTTGTGCCTGATTTCCGGCCTGTTTCTCATTCGAGAAGGACTGGCAGCCACGGGAATCTGGCGGCGCAGCGTACATGGACATTCCACAACAGGTTGCCTGCTGCGCCCCTTGTTCTCGACCATCCTGAAAACCCCCGGCCTGCGAAATGCCTTCACCGCCGGAATTTTGACGGGACTGCTGCCATGTGGTTTGGTCTACGCCTTTGTTTCGTTGGCGGCCAGTTCGCATGATCTCGTCAATGGCATGCTGACGATGATCGCGTTTGGTGTGGGGACCATTCCCCTGATGCTGCTCGCTGGCTGCGGCATGTCCTGGTTTCACGTGAACACACGGCAACGCATCTGGCAGATCTCGGCCTGGTCCGTCATGGCGACGGGACTCCTGACGGTAGCACGCGGCGCCGCCTTCCTTGGAATGCCCGAGAACTCGCCACCAGAAGCCTGTCCGTTCTGCGCGAAACAAACCAATCTCTCTCAGCCATCGGCTCCAGCATCTCCTTTGGCTACGACCTGGTTCGCGAGTTGGAAATGA
- a CDS encoding LamG domain-containing protein codes for MRYQITSLLLTFVAVTGFSSLNAEEPAAVWKLSGDTKNAVSSSPDGTALGLSYSTGVFPKQYATLNGRGDHVRVPAHAALQLGTSDFTLSLWVHASDSADDDLGDLLSSFDPKTRTGFHLSLRTNSGVTHSQANFRQLQFGVDAGTDPIFTDEGRPGRAVFGQSMAVHDDRLYVGTCEAGVDQAGHVFAYEGADKWTDLGSPDKANSITGMAAFDGHLYVGSGKYRLGGSSLQESENPNLGGRIFRLNDKSQWQEVGHLPGVEAVGGMVNYKGKLYVSSLYKPAAFFRYDGDQRWTPLSLPNGKRVEALGVFDGSLWASGYDEGHVYRFDGETWTDMGQVGEAANTQTYAFAAYQGKLQVATWATGKVFEWNNAQWIDRGRTGTELEVMGMLVHNGSFYGGTLPLGQIYRYEGGEHWELLKQLDTTPDVKYRRLWTMAQYRGKLFNTTLPSGHIWSMETGLCTTWDREFPTGWHHIAAQRAGKELRLFVDGELVSKATSSAATPLNLSNDQPWQIGAGSGDFFHGAMADVQLHRYALSADEIRKLATKP; via the coding sequence ATGCGCTACCAGATCACGTCCCTCTTGCTGACCTTCGTCGCTGTGACAGGTTTTTCGAGTCTGAATGCGGAAGAACCTGCTGCCGTTTGGAAACTTTCCGGCGACACCAAAAACGCCGTCTCGTCGTCCCCCGACGGAACGGCGCTGGGGCTCTCTTATTCGACCGGTGTCTTTCCCAAGCAGTACGCCACGTTGAATGGACGGGGCGACCATGTGCGAGTTCCCGCCCATGCGGCCCTGCAGCTGGGCACCTCTGACTTCACGCTGTCACTCTGGGTCCATGCGTCGGATTCCGCCGATGATGACCTGGGAGATTTGCTCAGCAGTTTTGATCCGAAGACGCGAACGGGGTTTCATCTCAGTTTGCGAACCAATTCGGGCGTGACTCATAGTCAAGCCAATTTCCGGCAACTGCAGTTTGGCGTTGATGCGGGAACCGATCCGATTTTCACGGATGAGGGGCGTCCTGGTCGCGCTGTCTTCGGCCAATCGATGGCCGTTCATGACGATCGCCTGTATGTCGGAACGTGTGAGGCCGGCGTCGATCAAGCCGGGCACGTGTTTGCCTACGAAGGCGCTGACAAGTGGACCGACCTGGGTTCACCCGATAAGGCCAACAGTATTACGGGAATGGCCGCCTTCGACGGTCATCTGTATGTCGGGTCCGGCAAGTACCGGCTGGGGGGATCGTCGCTGCAGGAATCGGAAAACCCGAATCTGGGCGGTCGCATCTTCCGCCTGAACGACAAGTCGCAGTGGCAGGAAGTCGGCCACCTTCCCGGTGTCGAGGCAGTCGGCGGGATGGTCAACTACAAAGGCAAGTTGTACGTAAGCTCGCTCTACAAGCCGGCCGCCTTCTTCCGCTACGACGGCGACCAACGCTGGACACCTCTCAGCCTTCCCAATGGGAAACGCGTTGAAGCACTCGGTGTGTTCGACGGAAGCTTGTGGGCCAGTGGCTACGACGAAGGACACGTCTATCGATTCGACGGCGAGACTTGGACCGACATGGGTCAGGTCGGCGAAGCGGCCAATACCCAGACCTATGCGTTTGCCGCGTACCAGGGCAAGTTGCAAGTCGCGACCTGGGCGACCGGGAAAGTGTTCGAATGGAACAATGCACAGTGGATCGACCGAGGCCGAACCGGAACGGAACTCGAAGTGATGGGAATGCTGGTTCACAACGGTTCGTTCTATGGGGGGACTTTACCTCTCGGTCAGATTTATCGTTACGAAGGTGGCGAACACTGGGAACTGCTGAAGCAGCTCGACACAACTCCCGACGTGAAGTACCGCCGCCTCTGGACGATGGCGCAGTATCGCGGAAAGCTGTTCAATACGACGTTGCCATCGGGACATATCTGGTCGATGGAGACCGGTCTTTGTACGACCTGGGATCGCGAGTTTCCCACCGGCTGGCACCACATCGCCGCACAACGCGCGGGAAAGGAACTGCGGCTCTTTGTCGACGGAGAATTGGTTTCGAAAGCGACAAGCAGCGCGGCGACCCCACTCAACCTCTCAAACGATCAACCATGGCAGATCGGCGCCGGCAGTGGCGATTTCTTTCACGGCGCGATGGCTGATGTGCAACTCCATCGCTACGCCCTCTCCGCCGACGAGATTCGAAAATTGGCCACGAAACCGTGA